One stretch of Melospiza georgiana isolate bMelGeo1 chromosome 28, bMelGeo1.pri, whole genome shotgun sequence DNA includes these proteins:
- the FZD2 gene encoding frizzled-2 gives MGPPGVLPALAWLLAGLSVPAPSRAQLHGEKGISIPDHGFCQPISIPLCTDIAYNQTIMPNLLGHTNQEDAGLEVHQFYPLVKVQCSLELKFFLCSMYAPVCTVLEQAIPPCRSICERARQGCEALMNKFGFQWPERLRCENFPRHGAEQICVGQNHSEDGGSPALLTSATPLAGQGTPGAPRYATLDHPFHCPRALKVPSYLNYKFLGEKDCAAPCEPTRPDGHMFFNEDEIRFARIWILIWSVLCCASTFFTVTTYLVDMQRFRYPERPIIFLSGCYTMVSVAYIAGFVLEERVVCNERFQEDGYRTVVQGTKKEGCTILFMMLYFFSMASSIWWVILSLTWFLAAGMKWGHEAIEANSQYFHLAAWAVPAVKTITILAMGQIDGDLLSGVCFVGLNNIDPLRGFVLAPLFVYLFIGTSFLLAGFVSLFRIRTIMKHGGTKTEKLERLMVRIGVFSVLYTVPATIVIACYFYEQAFREHWERSWISQNCKSLAIPCPLHFTPRMTPDFTVYMIKYLMTLIVGITSGFWIWSGKTLHSWRKFYTRLTNSKQGETTV, from the coding sequence ggcGGGGCTGAGCGTGCCGGCGCCGAGCCGGGCCCAGCTGCACGGCGAGAAGGGCATCTCCATCCCCGACCACGGCTTCTGCCAGCCCATCTCCATCCCGCTCTGCACCGACATCGCCTACAACCAGACCATCATGCCCAACCTGCTGGGTCACACCAACCAGGAGGACGCGGGGCTGGAGGTCCATCAGTTCTACCCGCTGGTGAAGGTGCAGTGCTCGCTGGAGCTGAAGTTCTTCCTGTGCTCCATGTACGCGCCGGTGTGCACGGTGCTGGAGCAGGCCATCCCGCCGTGCCGCTCCATCTGCGAGCGGGCGCGCCAGGGCTGCGAGGCCCTCATGAACAAATTCGGCTTCCAGTGGCCGGAGCGGCTGCGGTGCGAGAACTTCCCCCGGCACGGCGCCGAGCAGATCTGCGTGGGGCAGAACCACTCGGAGGACGGCGGCTCCCCGGCGCTGCTGACCAGCGCCACGCCGCTGGCCGGCCAGGGCACCCCCGGCGCCCCCCGCTACGCCACCCTGGACCACCCCTTCCACTGCCCACGGGCGCTGAAGGTGCCCAGCTACCTCAACTACAAGTTCCTGGGGGAGAAGGACTGCGCGGCGCCCTGCGAGCCCACCCGGCCCGACGGCCACATGTTCTTCAATGAGGACGAGATCCGCTTCGCCCGCATCTGGATCCTCATCTGGTCTGTCCTGTGCTGCGCCTCCACCTTCTTCACCGTCACCACCTACCTGGTGGACATGCAGCGCTTCCGCTACCCCGAGCGACCCATCATCTTCCTCTCGGGGTGCTACACCATGGTGTCGGTGGCCTACATCGCCGGCTTCGTGCTGGAGGAGAGGGTGGTGTGCAACGAGCGCTTCCAGGAGGACGGCTACCGCACCGTGGTGCAGGGCACCAAGAAGGAGGGCTGCACCATCCTCTTCATGATGCTCTACTTCTTCAGCATGGCCAGCTCCATCTGGTGGGTCATCCTCTCCCTCACCTGGTTCCTGGCCGCCGGCATGAAATGGGGCCACGAGGCCATCGAGGCCAACTCCCAGTACTTCCACTTGGCCGCCTGGGCAGTGCCGGCGGTCAAGACCATCACCATCCTGGCCATGGGGCAGATCGACGGCGACCTGCTGAGCGGCGTCTGCTTCGTGGGCCTCAACAACATCGACCCTCTGCGAGGCTTCGTGCTGGCGCCGCTCTTCGTCTACCTCTTCATCGGCACCTCCTTCCTCCTGGCCGGCTTCGTCTCCCTCTTCCGCATCCGCACCATCATGAAGCACGGCGGCACCAAGACGGAGAAGCTGGAGCGGCTCATGGTTCGCATCGGCGTTTTCAGCGTCCTCTACACCGTGCCGGCCACCATCGTCATCGCCTGCTACTTCTACGAGCAGGCCTTCCGCGAGCACTGGGAGCGCAGCTGGATCAGCCAGAACTGCAAGAGCTTGGCCATCCCCTGCCCGCTGCACTTCACCCCCCGCATGACCCCCGACTTCACCGTCTACATGATCAAGTATCTCATGA